One stretch of Methanocellales archaeon DNA includes these proteins:
- a CDS encoding aminotransferase class I/II-fold pyridoxal phosphate-dependent enzyme: MVRKEALALERCMHGGKASEVIGKSGRLIDFSTSLNPMGPPDVREILLDACENIGRYPDDQYAKFREAAASFAGVHSENIVPGNGSLELIRLFAELIVELGDKVIIPSPTFCEYEFNCRLFGAKPLFVESSKVDGISDKMLEESKALFICNPNNPTGELLQRHNLEELAHRCVKNETYLFVDETFIELSDPEQSICDIAAKEYYVFVLRSLTKCFAIPGVRIGYGIGSRRLVELMNNSRLSWNLSCFAEAVAIYLFQKSDYLEKSRELIKGERKWLMNQLSEIKGVNPLESHANFILLDVKGTGLSSSKLAECMLYHGFLIRNCDSFSLGEGYVRVAVRTRKENEKLVIALKQVIDPNARESCEHYPCHFLGQDCTFCFCPFYPCKDKRLGKYVKTSSGRVAWSCIDCEIIHQTDIVQEIMDGLLAGDELSKIWKVIEGRL; encoded by the coding sequence ATGGTTAGAAAAGAAGCATTGGCATTAGAACGATGCATGCATGGGGGGAAGGCATCAGAAGTTATTGGTAAGAGTGGAAGGTTGATAGACTTCAGTACCAGTCTCAACCCCATGGGTCCGCCAGATGTAAGGGAAATACTACTGGATGCATGTGAAAACATCGGTAGGTATCCAGATGACCAATATGCAAAATTTAGAGAAGCTGCGGCTTCTTTTGCAGGCGTTCACAGCGAAAACATAGTTCCAGGAAATGGATCCTTAGAACTCATCCGGCTATTTGCTGAGCTCATAGTTGAGCTTGGTGACAAGGTGATAATACCTTCCCCAACTTTTTGTGAATATGAATTTAATTGCAGATTGTTCGGTGCAAAGCCCCTGTTTGTCGAAAGCTCGAAGGTGGATGGGATATCAGACAAAATGCTAGAGGAATCCAAGGCTCTTTTTATATGCAATCCTAACAATCCAACTGGAGAATTGCTTCAACGCCATAATTTGGAAGAATTGGCGCATCGCTGTGTCAAAAATGAGACCTATCTCTTTGTGGATGAAACGTTTATCGAGCTATCAGATCCGGAGCAAAGCATCTGTGATATCGCAGCCAAAGAGTATTACGTCTTTGTGTTGCGATCACTGACTAAGTGCTTTGCAATTCCCGGAGTCAGGATTGGATATGGCATAGGCTCCAGAAGGTTGGTCGAATTGATGAATAACTCGCGACTTTCATGGAATCTAAGTTGTTTTGCTGAGGCAGTTGCCATCTATCTATTTCAAAAATCTGATTACTTGGAAAAATCACGCGAGCTGATAAAGGGTGAGCGAAAATGGTTGATGAACCAATTAAGCGAAATTAAAGGCGTAAATCCCTTGGAAAGCCATGCAAATTTCATCTTGCTCGATGTTAAGGGGACCGGTCTTAGCTCTAGCAAGTTGGCGGAGTGCATGCTTTATCATGGTTTTCTTATAAGAAATTGCGATTCTTTCTCTTTGGGAGAGGGCTATGTAAGAGTGGCTGTAAGGACGAGGAAAGAAAACGAGAAACTCGTGATAGCACTAAAACAGGTCATCGATCCCAATGCCAGAGAGAGTTGTGAGCACTATCCCTGTCATTTCTTAGGACAGGATTGCACGTTCTGTTTCTGCCCATTCTACCCTTGTAAGGATAAGAGATTGGGAAAATATGTGAAAACTTCATCGGGTAGAGTTGCATGGAGTTGCATTGACTGTGAGATAATACATCAAACGGATATTGTACAGGAGATAATGGATGGACTCCTTGCAGGTGACGAATTGAGCAAAATCTGGAAAGTCATAGAGGGGAGACTATGA
- a CDS encoding AAA family ATPase: protein MNNLMFLGAKSCGKSTIIASLRRLLSERGYCVFTLNKRDYASMGAIGRLLHKYDCILLEGDELTDVKIADMFDASIVLVGDIERGGVFAVLYGMYALLNGQRVSGFLVNKFRGDDTILMPGLTFLEEKTGVPFLGVIPYVSDMEDFVEVFRRAVEPDLISQILGVNL from the coding sequence ATGAACAACCTAATGTTCTTGGGTGCGAAAAGTTGTGGAAAAAGCACCATAATAGCTTCGTTACGAAGGTTGCTCAGTGAAAGGGGCTATTGTGTATTCACCCTTAATAAGCGGGATTACGCCTCTATGGGGGCGATTGGGCGGCTCCTACACAAATATGATTGCATCCTCCTGGAGGGCGATGAGCTGACAGATGTGAAGATTGCAGATATGTTTGATGCCTCGATTGTTTTGGTCGGAGATATCGAGAGGGGTGGTGTGTTTGCCGTACTATATGGGATGTATGCACTTCTCAACGGTCAGCGTGTATCTGGCTTTTTGGTCAATAAATTCAGAGGCGATGATACTATCCTAATGCCGGGGCTGACGTTCTTGGAAGAAAAAACAGGAGTTCCGTTTCTAGGAGTAATACCCTATGTATCCGATATGGAGGATTTCGTCGAGGTTTTCAGAAGGGCTGTGGAGCCCGATTTAATATCACAAATATTGGGCGTGAATCTATAA
- a CDS encoding cobyric acid synthase has protein sequence MPAIAIHGTTSNAGKTIITTALCRIFADKGYRVTPFKSQNMSLNSCVLPNGGEIARAQALQAHAARVEPTVEMNPILLKPKAEHVSQVVIRGRPYADMNVKEYHDFVERQGREIVETSLKHLSSEYDLIIMEGAGSPAEINILQRDIVNMYPAKLAGAKCILVHNINYGSTIEYLFGTLNLLGNERELYSGIILNKSRGTVDTVELERILEKPIFGVVPHIEDLHLPEEDSLSLKNQDEHFDVGVIRLPHMSNFTDFDALTLEGLKVRYISREGEIKRASVLIIPGTKNTILDLKWLREQGRDHAIVQAANDGRVIIGICGGYQMLGKRIIDSGFENNGEEIDGLGLLDVVTRFDSYTKITERIKGTIVGNGILEEFQGKEITGYEIHMGQTSTSLKPCFIIDRGGKTIQDGAINGSVFGTYVHGIFDNPPIRKAVLKAIQKPSDTLERDLDDEIDKLANIFSASVDLEKIEALI, from the coding sequence ATGCCAGCGATAGCGATCCATGGGACCACTTCTAATGCAGGAAAAACGATTATAACCACCGCTCTCTGTAGAATATTTGCTGACAAAGGATATAGGGTGACTCCTTTTAAGTCTCAAAACATGTCTCTCAACTCGTGTGTACTCCCAAATGGAGGGGAGATCGCCAGAGCACAAGCATTGCAGGCACACGCTGCTAGGGTTGAGCCTACAGTCGAGATGAATCCGATATTGTTGAAGCCAAAAGCAGAGCATGTTTCCCAGGTGGTCATACGTGGCAGACCTTATGCTGATATGAACGTTAAAGAGTATCATGACTTCGTCGAGAGGCAAGGGCGGGAAATCGTTGAGACATCTCTCAAGCATCTTTCATCAGAATACGATTTAATCATCATGGAAGGGGCTGGCAGCCCGGCGGAGATCAATATATTACAACGCGATATAGTGAATATGTATCCGGCAAAATTGGCGGGGGCAAAGTGCATACTTGTACATAATATCAATTACGGCAGCACTATCGAATATCTATTCGGCACTTTGAATCTCTTGGGTAATGAAAGAGAGTTGTACAGCGGGATTATACTTAACAAGTCTCGAGGAACAGTTGATACCGTCGAGCTAGAGCGCATCCTGGAAAAACCCATTTTTGGTGTAGTTCCACACATAGAAGATCTGCATCTACCAGAGGAGGACTCCCTGTCTCTAAAAAATCAGGATGAACATTTTGATGTAGGAGTTATTCGCTTGCCTCACATGTCAAATTTCACTGACTTCGATGCACTCACATTGGAGGGGCTAAAGGTCCGCTATATATCGAGAGAGGGTGAGATCAAACGTGCTAGCGTTTTGATAATCCCAGGAACTAAGAACACGATCCTAGATTTAAAATGGTTACGTGAACAAGGGCGGGACCATGCAATAGTCCAAGCTGCGAACGACGGCAGGGTCATCATCGGGATATGTGGTGGTTATCAAATGCTTGGAAAGAGAATAATCGATAGCGGCTTTGAAAATAACGGAGAGGAGATCGACGGTCTGGGATTATTGGATGTCGTAACGAGGTTTGACTCATATACCAAGATCACTGAGCGCATTAAGGGAACCATAGTTGGAAACGGAATATTAGAAGAATTTCAGGGGAAGGAAATCACCGGTTACGAGATTCACATGGGTCAAACCTCCACAAGCTTGAAGCCCTGTTTTATTATTGACAGGGGCGGCAAAACGATCCAGGATGGTGCCATTAATGGAAGCGTATTCGGAACATACGTTCATGGTATTTTTGACAATCCTCCTATTCGAAAAGCGGTATTAAAAGCTATTCAAAAGCCCTCTGATACCCTTGAACGAGACCTGGATGATGAAATAGATAAGCTAGCCAACATCTTTTCTGCGAGCGTTGATCTCGAAAAAATAGAGGCATTGATATGA
- a CDS encoding helical backbone metal receptor, whose translation MSRKIAIFLIASILLATCSVGLGNANSAPTITYWHNSKTNDDSTDITISTGETVTFDVTANQSITTWNWMLNDVDQNNNASTFDYTFSSYGTYYVNVSGSNENGKTQTITWNVIVELIFTDDLGKVWKISKQPQRIISLSPSNTEILFAVGTGDKVVGVTDYCDYPSEVENIPTVGSYDNPCVETIVSLTPDLILGAYGNSMDVIDQLINLNYMVVSLDPKTTPDIIDNIELVGKITKQESNASTLAANMVQRIDAVTSKTSTLSETQKLRVLYVVWYDPLWTAGSGTYAHDLIQKAGGINIAEQLDGWGVINLESLLDENPEVIICSGMGGGSELIRDNLMNNEVIQKTDAYRYGRIYAIDDPNIIERAGPRIVDGLERVHDLIRVNVISSTNPLVNVTANKTVRIRSAENDDLVLDLVALSNASAYIDITKSSTPFGISAPFENSLGKFVKIEDENLNLNWAVIRVYYTQAELDASNLLESTLNLRWYDETVDEWKTLDNSMDGVYDTGVSTTDMEGGYTGCVWANVSHFSIYGITGVTPKPTPVGQGIGGGGYVPPTPTPTPIPTPTSTPILTSTPTPVPTPTPTPTPTPALILTPTPAPTPRPTPAPTAAPTSTPTATPAPTPTPTPAPTPTPAPTPKPTPMPTVRPTIAPTPAPTPEPGIPGFEAAFAIVGLLAVAYLVLKRREE comes from the coding sequence ATGTCTCGAAAGATTGCGATATTTCTCATTGCGAGCATATTGCTCGCAACATGTAGTGTCGGATTAGGAAATGCCAACTCTGCACCAACAATAACGTATTGGCATAATAGCAAGACGAACGACGATTCAACGGACATAACCATCAGCACAGGAGAAACGGTTACGTTCGACGTCACTGCCAACCAGAGCATCACTACATGGAATTGGATGTTGAACGACGTTGATCAAAATAACAATGCAAGCACTTTTGATTACACATTTTCATCTTACGGGACGTACTATGTCAATGTCTCTGGCTCCAACGAAAACGGAAAAACGCAGACAATTACTTGGAATGTCATCGTAGAACTGATTTTTACGGATGATCTGGGAAAGGTTTGGAAGATATCTAAACAACCGCAGAGGATCATCTCTCTATCGCCGAGCAATACTGAGATACTCTTTGCAGTTGGGACTGGAGATAAAGTCGTTGGAGTTACAGACTACTGTGATTACCCATCAGAAGTGGAAAACATACCAACGGTTGGCAGCTATGACAATCCATGTGTTGAAACTATTGTTAGTTTAACACCAGATCTGATTCTGGGCGCTTATGGCAATTCCATGGATGTGATTGACCAGTTAATAAATCTTAATTATATGGTGGTGTCATTAGACCCCAAAACCACCCCCGACATAATCGATAACATAGAATTAGTCGGAAAAATAACGAAACAAGAGAGTAATGCCTCGACATTGGCGGCTAATATGGTGCAACGAATCGATGCTGTAACAAGCAAAACGAGTACATTATCTGAGACACAAAAACTACGGGTACTTTACGTGGTTTGGTATGATCCTTTGTGGACAGCAGGTTCAGGAACATATGCCCATGACTTGATCCAAAAAGCTGGCGGGATAAACATCGCTGAACAACTTGATGGTTGGGGGGTGATAAATCTAGAGAGCTTATTAGATGAAAACCCAGAGGTTATAATATGCTCAGGAATGGGCGGGGGGTCAGAACTTATTAGAGACAATTTAATGAACAATGAGGTCATTCAAAAGACCGATGCCTATAGATACGGAAGGATTTATGCTATAGATGACCCCAACATCATCGAGCGGGCTGGACCCAGGATAGTGGATGGTCTGGAACGGGTACACGATCTGATCAGAGTGAATGTAATATCTTCTACAAATCCATTAGTAAATGTAACCGCAAACAAGACTGTGAGGATAAGAAGCGCTGAGAATGATGATTTGGTTTTGGACCTTGTAGCTTTGTCAAATGCTTCGGCATATATTGACATTACAAAATCTAGCACTCCTTTTGGGATAAGCGCGCCCTTTGAAAATTCTCTCGGAAAGTTCGTAAAGATAGAAGATGAGAACTTAAATTTGAATTGGGCAGTTATTAGAGTGTACTATACTCAAGCAGAACTTGATGCGTCTAATTTATTGGAAAGCACATTGAATCTTCGCTGGTATGACGAGACTGTTGATGAGTGGAAGACACTAGACAATAGCATGGACGGTGTATATGATACTGGCGTCTCTACTACAGATATGGAGGGGGGTTATACTGGATGTGTTTGGGCTAACGTTTCACACTTTAGTATTTATGGCATAACTGGAGTCACTCCAAAGCCAACGCCTGTAGGTCAGGGAATAGGAGGGGGAGGGTATGTGCCACCAACACCTACTCCTACTCCTATTCCTACTCCAACCTCTACTCCTATACTCACTTCAACTCCTACTCCAGTGCCAACCCCAACACCAACACCTACTCCAACTCCAGCACTCATTTTAACTCCTACTCCAGCGCCTACTCCAAGGCCAACACCAGCACCAACAGCAGCACCCACTTCAACTCCTACAGCTACACCTGCTCCAACGCCAACGCCTACACCTGCACCTACACCAACCCCAGCGCCCACACCCAAACCAACACCAATGCCAACGGTAAGGCCAACAATAGCGCCCACTCCAGCGCCCACACCAGAACCAGGAATACCGGGATTTGAGGCAGCCTTCGCAATAGTCGGACTCCTAGCGGTCGCATATTTGGTCCTGAAGCGGAGAGAAGAGTAA
- a CDS encoding carbon-nitrogen hydrolase family protein, with protein sequence MDGRRWLYLYVQRRVDEMRVSLIQMEVRNRVEDNLDRAEEMIDRSFESFAPDFVCLPEYFSAPIFDRSKEENRSKEEIFDEIYQPTISFLRAKSKELGIYIIGGSVLEKEGDAFYNTSFLLKNGEILGKYRKINLTEPEMPELKRGEECFVYDTGYVKIGILICADILSTEIVKTVASMGAEVLFLPISLPSEGHPSTHGHPASISIAHANSLFILKNACVGLSSSGKKVGSRSAIVSPWGIAKEAMEENMEEIVSAELDLSRNKAT encoded by the coding sequence ATGGATGGTAGGAGATGGCTATATTTATACGTCCAAAGGAGGGTTGACGAGATGCGGGTAAGTCTCATCCAGATGGAAGTTAGAAATCGAGTAGAAGACAACTTAGATAGAGCAGAAGAGATGATAGATAGATCTTTCGAGAGCTTTGCTCCAGATTTTGTTTGCTTGCCAGAATACTTCTCTGCACCTATCTTTGACAGATCGAAAGAGGAAAATAGATCGAAAGAGGAAATATTTGATGAAATTTATCAACCCACGATATCTTTTCTGAGAGCCAAATCAAAAGAGCTGGGGATTTATATCATTGGTGGAAGCGTACTGGAGAAGGAAGGAGACGCCTTCTACAATACATCTTTTTTGCTCAAAAATGGAGAGATCCTAGGGAAATATAGAAAAATAAATTTGACTGAACCAGAAATGCCAGAACTAAAAAGGGGGGAGGAATGCTTTGTTTACGATACTGGATATGTAAAAATTGGCATACTAATATGTGCTGATATCTTATCTACAGAGATTGTCAAGACGGTAGCATCGATGGGCGCAGAGGTGCTATTCTTGCCAATATCTTTGCCTTCCGAGGGGCATCCCTCTACCCACGGGCATCCAGCATCTATTTCGATAGCCCACGCCAATTCCTTGTTCATCTTAAAGAATGCTTGTGTTGGTTTATCCTCTAGTGGAAAGAAGGTGGGCAGCAGAAGTGCCATAGTCTCACCTTGGGGCATCGCGAAAGAGGCCATGGAAGAAAACATGGAAGAAATCGTTTCAGCCGAACTAGACTTATCAAGAAATAAGGCAACATGA
- a CDS encoding cobalamin-binding protein: MREKIFHWKKTWICLMIVLLMASGGCIKLSPMIEEQPLTVTDDLGRDVIIPKELNRIVSLSPSNTEILFALGLGDKVVGVTRYCNYPPEAQEKEEIGGFVSVNIEKVVALKPDLILADSSLQKAVVEELEKLGLSVVALGADDVDEILEDVELIGKITGREEIAQELTANMRDKIKAITDNTKSLNEGQLPKALFILELDPLRVAGPGSLAHILIQLAGGYNIAADADARYVVYNSELLIERDPDVIIFNKQMGTIEITAQDLKGQPGWDAISAVKNDRVYGIDGDIISRKGPRIVDGLEEIAIYIHPELFK, encoded by the coding sequence ATGAGAGAGAAAATCTTTCATTGGAAGAAGACATGGATATGCCTGATGATCGTGCTTCTTATGGCATCTGGTGGTTGTATCAAATTATCACCAATGATAGAAGAGCAGCCATTAACCGTTACAGACGACTTAGGAAGAGATGTGATTATACCTAAAGAACTGAATAGAATTGTCTCTCTGTCACCCAGCAATACCGAGATACTTTTCGCTCTTGGATTGGGAGATAAAGTTGTGGGTGTAACAAGATATTGCAATTACCCTCCTGAAGCACAGGAGAAAGAGGAAATTGGTGGCTTTGTCAGTGTAAACATAGAAAAAGTTGTTGCTTTAAAGCCTGATTTAATTTTAGCTGACTCCAGTCTACAAAAAGCCGTCGTGGAAGAGTTGGAAAAACTTGGTTTATCCGTAGTAGCTTTGGGCGCGGATGATGTAGATGAAATACTGGAGGATGTAGAGCTAATTGGAAAAATTACTGGAAGAGAGGAGATCGCTCAGGAATTAACAGCAAACATGAGAGATAAAATCAAAGCCATAACTGATAACACGAAGAGCTTAAATGAGGGACAATTACCCAAAGCCCTATTTATCCTTGAGCTTGACCCATTAAGAGTAGCTGGTCCGGGGTCATTAGCCCATATCCTAATTCAACTAGCAGGAGGATACAACATCGCTGCAGATGCAGATGCAAGATACGTAGTATATAACTCGGAATTGTTAATCGAACGTGATCCTGATGTGATCATTTTTAACAAACAGATGGGTACAATAGAAATAACAGCACAGGATTTGAAAGGTCAGCCTGGATGGGATGCGATAAGCGCTGTCAAGAATGACAGGGTATATGGAATCGATGGTGACATCATCTCCCGTAAAGGCCCTAGGATCGTAGACGGGTTAGAAGAGATAGCTATATATATCCATCCAGAATTATTTAAATAA
- the cbiE gene encoding precorrin-6y C5,15-methyltransferase (decarboxylating) subunit CbiE — MKGKTWVVGIGPGSPEYLTQKAIKAIEGSDIVAGYDLCLNAVRELTHDKTIIKMTWSNRNEKLDYITREVTSGKNCSILRSGDPNFSGSSGIEDIYDRFPDAEIIPGISSVQIAAAKSKLAWDEIVLLTFHVSEDLEKKKQNLLDSVRGGHTVLLLSESRFMPKDIAKFLLSGGIDDKMPITVYENLTLENERVFHGNLKELIGKTFTYLSVVVIGK, encoded by the coding sequence ATGAAAGGCAAAACATGGGTTGTGGGAATTGGCCCTGGATCGCCTGAATATCTTACGCAAAAAGCTATAAAAGCGATCGAAGGATCGGACATAGTGGCAGGTTACGATCTTTGTCTGAATGCTGTCAGAGAGTTAACCCACGATAAAACGATCATTAAGATGACATGGTCGAACCGAAATGAGAAATTGGATTACATAACGAGGGAAGTGACCTCTGGCAAGAATTGCTCCATATTGCGCTCGGGTGACCCAAATTTTTCCGGCAGCTCAGGCATAGAGGATATTTATGATCGCTTCCCAGATGCAGAAATAATTCCAGGAATTAGTTCAGTCCAGATAGCTGCGGCTAAATCCAAGCTAGCCTGGGATGAGATCGTTTTGCTAACATTTCATGTAAGTGAGGATTTAGAGAAGAAAAAGCAAAATCTGTTGGATAGCGTAAGAGGTGGACATACAGTCCTTCTACTTTCTGAGTCACGGTTTATGCCGAAAGATATTGCAAAATTTCTCCTATCCGGTGGTATTGATGACAAGATGCCCATCACCGTATATGAAAATCTGACATTGGAAAATGAGAGGGTGTTTCATGGAAATCTAAAGGAACTTATAGGGAAGACCTTCACCTATCTCTCGGTGGTGGTAATTGGGAAGTGA
- a CDS encoding iron chelate uptake ABC transporter family permease subunit, producing MNYLEKILHWKLIITYLIVVLGVTIVITATLGPAHIPPLIVLKMLASRLPLLKVAPSWSVSEETIVFQIRLPRIILGVLVGAALGVAGTTMQGLFKNPMADPYVIGISAGAALGATLAMVTLASLSMYIVPLMAFIFAMGAIFLVYSIARVGGKLPTSTLLLSGIAVTLFLSAITSFMMYISGEKLHGIVFWLMGGLWASSWDDVWMTLPWILIGMMIIYIFARDLNVMLLDEEPAQHLGVEVERLKKIMMIFTSLITASAVAVSGIIGFVGLIIPHAMRILVGPDHRILLPCSALVGGVFLVWADTLARTIIAPTEIPVGIITSIFGAPFFIYLLRKKKKSLY from the coding sequence TTGAACTATCTTGAAAAAATCCTCCATTGGAAATTGATTATAACCTACCTAATAGTTGTCCTGGGAGTAACCATTGTCATAACAGCAACCTTGGGTCCGGCACACATACCCCCACTGATTGTTTTAAAGATGCTGGCCAGTAGACTGCCGTTATTAAAGGTTGCTCCCTCATGGTCTGTTTCAGAGGAAACCATAGTCTTCCAGATAAGGTTGCCGCGAATCATCTTGGGGGTCCTTGTCGGAGCTGCCCTGGGTGTTGCTGGTACGACAATGCAAGGATTGTTTAAAAATCCCATGGCAGACCCTTATGTAATTGGAATTTCTGCAGGCGCTGCCCTAGGTGCGACATTAGCCATGGTTACACTCGCCTCCCTGAGCATGTACATAGTACCATTGATGGCGTTTATTTTTGCAATGGGCGCCATCTTTCTGGTCTATAGCATCGCAAGAGTGGGGGGCAAACTCCCTACGAGTACACTGCTCCTTTCCGGGATAGCGGTAACTCTTTTCCTGTCAGCCATTACTTCATTTATGATGTATATCTCAGGCGAAAAATTACATGGGATCGTTTTTTGGCTGATGGGGGGGCTCTGGGCCAGCTCGTGGGATGATGTCTGGATGACCCTTCCCTGGATCTTGATTGGCATGATGATCATTTACATCTTCGCCAGAGATTTGAACGTAATGCTTCTGGATGAGGAGCCGGCTCAGCACCTGGGCGTAGAAGTGGAGAGATTGAAAAAGATCATGATGATTTTTACCTCGTTGATAACTGCGTCCGCAGTTGCCGTCAGTGGAATAATTGGATTCGTTGGCCTGATAATACCCCATGCCATGAGAATTTTGGTGGGACCGGATCACCGGATTCTCCTACCATGCTCCGCTCTCGTCGGAGGAGTCTTCTTGGTTTGGGCTGACACCCTGGCAAGAACCATCATCGCTCCCACAGAGATACCGGTGGGCATCATTACATCAATCTTTGGTGCCCCCTTCTTCATTTACCTTTTACGAAAGAAAAAGAAATCCCTATACTAA
- a CDS encoding ABC transporter ATP-binding protein — translation MNKMTSVTLKINNIACRYESTSVLEGIELSALGGDFIGIIGPNASGKSTLIRSISRTLRPYMGAILLDEKDVYALPSKEVAKKLAVVPQESVITFAFTALEIVLMGRTPHLGRFDAESADDLAIARKAMELTNTWHLSERPINELSGGEKQRVIIARALAQEPKVLLLDEPTDHLDIGHQIEILDLIKRLSKEEGIIVIAVFHNLNLASLYCDRLMLIHHGKIFSLGSPEEVLTAENIKRVYGVEVLIKRQPATNSIYVTLLPRRESRTPPDSQGAPKRMFFVHIICGAGTGSQLMHLLIEKGYKVTAGVLNAIDTDHEMNYLGIPMVSEAPFSSISCEAHEANLELIDKADAVVLTSIPFGYGNLKNLEAAEVALERKPVLLIEEEPIEKRDFTRGEAKRIYNRLKDNGAVVLHNMKEVLSIIEEIAR, via the coding sequence ATGAATAAAATGACATCCGTCACTCTCAAAATCAATAACATTGCCTGTCGCTATGAAAGTACCTCGGTTCTGGAGGGCATCGAGCTATCCGCTCTTGGAGGCGACTTCATAGGAATAATCGGACCGAACGCCTCAGGCAAATCAACGTTGATTAGGAGCATTAGCAGGACGCTACGACCCTATATGGGTGCCATTCTCCTGGATGAAAAAGATGTTTACGCCCTGCCAAGCAAAGAGGTGGCAAAAAAATTAGCTGTGGTCCCCCAGGAGTCAGTGATAACCTTTGCTTTTACTGCACTAGAGATCGTGCTTATGGGGAGAACCCCCCACCTAGGTCGATTTGATGCAGAAAGCGCTGATGATCTAGCTATTGCCAGAAAAGCGATGGAGTTGACAAACACATGGCACCTTTCCGAAAGGCCGATCAACGAGTTAAGCGGTGGCGAAAAGCAGCGAGTCATCATCGCAAGAGCCCTTGCACAGGAACCCAAAGTTCTTCTCCTGGATGAACCTACCGATCACCTTGACATCGGTCACCAAATAGAGATATTGGATTTAATAAAGAGATTGAGCAAAGAAGAGGGCATAATCGTCATAGCTGTCTTCCACAATCTCAACCTGGCCTCGCTGTATTGCGATCGCCTTATGTTGATACATCACGGAAAGATATTTTCTCTGGGCTCACCAGAAGAGGTTCTGACTGCTGAAAACATCAAAAGGGTATACGGTGTGGAGGTACTGATCAAAAGACAACCCGCAACTAACTCGATATACGTTACTTTACTTCCGAGAAGAGAGAGCAGGACTCCTCCTGATTCCCAGGGCGCTCCAAAAAGGATGTTTTTCGTTCACATAATATGCGGTGCTGGTACTGGCTCGCAGTTGATGCATCTTCTCATCGAGAAGGGGTATAAGGTAACTGCTGGCGTACTTAATGCGATAGACACCGATCACGAAATGAATTATCTGGGCATCCCCATGGTAAGCGAGGCCCCATTTTCATCCATTTCCTGTGAGGCACATGAGGCCAACTTAGAGCTGATTGATAAAGCGGATGCTGTCGTGCTGACGAGCATACCATTTGGCTATGGTAACCTGAAAAACCTAGAGGCAGCCGAAGTGGCTTTGGAACGTAAACCAGTGCTTCTCATAGAGGAGGAGCCCATCGAAAAAAGAGACTTTACCCGTGGAGAGGCAAAGAGAATATACAACAGATTGAAAGATAACGGTGCAGTTGTTCTGCATAACATGAAAGAGGTTTTATCGATTATCGAAGAAATAGCGAGGTGA